TACTTCAGTTATTTTAGACACTTAACGTTATGTTATTTTAGACACTaaacgataaaattttgttcacGGTAtcgtttttaacatttaaaagtcTATAGGAATACCTTGTCCAATTCAAAATAATCTAGACTGTAAACTAGTGCTAATAAGAAgtatgttttgaaaaattttttaaagtttttactttaaaatatattttcttgttaattatgagtaacgtaaatttaaatgtacacATTAGGTACATTctacaatataaatacaatataaattaattttcacaattaaatCATGAATGCTTccataatgaaaatataattggattaattttatgatatttatgctcaaataataataataaaaattaaatctaaatagctttaaataatgaaagacACTTTGTCATACAAAATAGGTTTCATATAATGGTTAtagtatgtatattttttaaagattaatgataactattgaaaattttacatttttatggaTATGAAACTGTCTCaacaaattattcttaaaatccGTAGAATTTACTTTTACTATTATCTATTTTACAGACTCACGTTAGGAAGAAGTTTCTCATTGTCAGATTAAGGGGACGCATGAAACCGCATTTTATTACTTCTCTTTGGACAgtcatttatattacataaaaagcTAAGATAAACTCAGGCAGCACCATGGCCAATTCCAGTCGAATTGCGCCAATCCGAATCGAAAAGTGGACGCTGCAACGCGTCTCGATTCCAGATTGCTTGTTGAACTCTTTGGAGGAGGATTACGGATCAACCGAGTCCGAGGACATGTCTAGCAGTCCAGACACGTCCTGTCGCTCAAGCGCGAACGCGGACAAAAGCTTCGATCTCGACGAGGACTTCCGCGAAAAACTATCCAAATACGAGGACATAATCGAAAAAATCGATAATCTACGGCTTACGCGGGACAACGATAAAGATAACGAAGATGCCAACGAGAACACGCGTCTCAGCAGCAACGAAAACGTGGACAACATTGAGTATCGGGATAGCTGCAAGTTGCAAACGGGCCGTCATGCTGATAACGAGGACATAAACAACAACGAGGATAACGTCACGATTGATGACAATGAAAGCTGCCTGCCGTTCAACATACGCGACGATCCTCATGACAAGAAGCAATGCCACTCTTCGTACGACGGGAATTTTCAGGACGACGATTCGGAAGCCGAACAGACGGGACGGCAGGAGCATGCGGACTCCGACGATTCCGATCTGATCCAACGGGGACCGATTAAGCCCGATTTCCAACCCTTTCGGGGACACCCTTATCCCGTGATGAACCTATTGGATTATGACAAGACCGCCCAGCAGATCCTGAGGAACAAGGATTACAGCGACAAATTGAATCCCTGCTTAGACAAGCTGTCGGATTCGACCCAGGTGTCGATCGGAGGGATTGGTCTGGCGATGGATCCTAACTGGACCGGAGAGAATGGCAACAATATCTTCCGTAGCGGAGGAGATCCTACCAacgatgtaaattttattttattatcttttgaaTCTTTTATTACACCGCGTGTTAAGAGTcgagttaaaataaattctttcttaaaataaattaacacaaaattcCAAAGAggatataagaaagaaaagagacgTTTatgttttagataaaaatgcatttaacaATCTTTTTACATATCGATAATAAATATGACGGCGAAAGCGTCATTGCATAGAACACTATTTGAAAAATCCACCGGACTACATATTCCAAATAGTTGGGGAACAATTAAtacgttattttaatttccacGGTTCATTCTCACGCGTGAAAGAGAGACTTCTAGTTATACTTGCATATTAGATACGAAGGAagtcgaataaaaattacaacgaTTCTTCCTTTAGCGATTCTTCCTTTTCCCTGCGTAACGATCGTtagcaatatacatataattactctctaaatttcctagagtgaaACATCGAACTTTTTTAGAGTAATGTTTTactctaggaaatttagagagtactcAGTTGATAAAGGTTGTAAAAGTGTGTCGATGACCGAGACTAACCGGTGCCGAGGTAACGATACGGCGCAAGAAAAAAGTTGCCGCTTCGTAAGAAagaatttaatctttaatttcagACCGCGCTTCCCTCCATAGTCGTCGACGATCCGGGAGAGGAGTCCTTGATGAACATCCTGTCGCGTGGCGGTTTTCAACCCGCGGTACGCTCGGACGCCGGCAGTCACTCGATTCCCTCACCAAGCGCGAAAACCTGGTCCGATTCCCCGGCGAGCAGCTACAACTACGTCGTTTCGAGGTCGAACAGTCGGGCGTCGAGTCGCGCCCAGTCACCGGGCTCCGCTACCAACTTGGAGTCGCCGCAGATGCACGTAAACGTCATCGGCAGCCCGCTCGGTTCGCCGCAGGTAAGCTCGCGATAATCTGCATAAATGTATGAGAGGAGCGCGCATAAGTAGCACTTCGGCGAATCCCGCATGCCTGGAATATGTAAAACAAGCCGCTGTGAAGGCTCGCGCCTCGAAAAGTCTTGCGAAAAATGTGTGATATCACGCACGCCGCCCGCATAAAGATTGAGATGAATTGCAGATTAATACAACCGCAATAATCAAAATACAGCGCAGTTTGTCTATTTTGCCGCGGGCAGGTCACGATATCAGCTCATTGATTTGATTTATCTCCAGGCTGCTCTGAGTTAACCGTGACTGCACATTTTTGTagacaatatctttttttatatgttgaaTAGATTACACTCTTGCGATgttatttacacaatttttttgtccATTGTATCAATTTGGTTAAGTTATTTGATGATACTGATTGTATCCAGTAcgtcagaatttattttacaacaacgatataactcaaaaatagaaaaaatttttaactgtctGCTAAAACAGAGAATTTTGAtgagaatttaatttactaaataaagaattatgttAAGTGGTGTTTTTATTCTGCTTAAATCAGTAGATTGAATTGTTAtatcaaaattgcattttaaaacaatactacaaaattttaataattcaaagcATTTAGAttggaaaatgttttttgcaataattttttaatgattttttaaaaatatatgtagcaTCGTGATTAAAttggtttttaatttaagatattactTCTAACATCGGCCTGTGATTGCGTTTTAGGTTCAACAATATGTATTAGTAcgcaattatttatagaactgaaaatatatatttaataattgatattgaaattttagtaAGCACCAAGATTTGCTTTGATCTAGAAATggctttttttcataattgtattaatcacatattaatctaatattcaattatttacttGTTGTGCTATTGTTATAACAAATGAACGTTATATGTGTGTACTTCTTGTCGTTTATAGTTATTATCACGTACAAGCGATgctaagaaaaagaaaaaaagtttacatgCTACCCATAACGAAAGATTCAGATACTTAAAACTAGCTCTGACCGATGCGCCACATCGTCCCATCGATAAAACCACCTTTTATCGCGGTTCGAGtctcataaaatattcaaaaagcTCTGACAGCTTGTATAAGTTTATGTATCGGTTGTCACACTTCGCTCCGCTGTGACCTAATATAGATACGAAACGTATTCACGGCAGGTGGCTCAATTAACCGGAAACCTTCCTCCGCAGATCGCGTCGACGGCGTATCGGGTGCCGCAAGCGTTGtcctcctcgtcctcgtccaACCAGTCCTACAGCGACGTGTCCAGCCCGTTGAATTACCAAACGTCCCTGAATTATCAGACCGAGGAACAGCTTGGCGAATCCCTGTCCGACTGGAAGACCGTCTACGATTCCTCGGGGACGATCGTCAACAGCACCGACACCATCGACTGCGCGTTACTCCAGCTCGTTGAGCAGATCATAGAGGAGGATAAGCAGGGTAAAACGTTAAAGGAGCTGCAGATTGCCTCGGATGCCCCTTGCTTTTCCTCGGCCTACAACGACGGATGGGCGTCCGTGCGAACGTTGGGGAGCGACCTGAATCCCGTGTCGCGCGAGGGTTCGGCGAACGGTATGCGGGGCGAGAAGCTGGAGACCTGCTGTTTGGGCATACCGAACGGGAACCCTATCCAGGCCGCGGGCTTGCCTATTGACGACGGTCTCGTGTCGGTCTACGCGAGCAAGGGAAACACTGGCGGATGTGCGTTCGTGAGTCACGCGACGAACGGCCACGCGACAGACATGGAGCCGAGGTATTACGAGCCGAGCGCGAAGAACGGTCAGGTCAGTGCGTCAATTGTGCCGCAGCAGGACGCGAGCACCCTTCACTCCGAGACCGTCGTCGGGCTGACCAACGAGACCTCCGCGAAGACCTCCGAGCAGAACTTGCCCGCGCCGCGGGAGAAGTACACGATGTTCCATGCGGTCGGTGAAGAGAAGCGATACGACCAACCGTCGTCGATATTTGTACCCGGCGACTATCAGATACCAACGATGGTGTCGTCATTCGTATCCGGCGGCCCACGGCGgtaagtttgataaaattatcacatCGCGGGAACGTAAAAGCGGAATGTTGGGAAGTGACAGTGATTTCGGAGTATTGAAAGAGAATTTGATGATTCCCGAATGTGAATCATCGTTTTGAGGTTTCGTGGAATTGGAGAGAAGCGatgtttttaaaaaggaaGACACGATGTAACTGCGCTTTATGCTTCTAgatatgttttaatatgtgttcgtataattgttatttgcGCTGCTCGCaaacataatgaaaaaataatatacgttCTTTATTTCCACGAAGTTATGCAATCGACATTGACGCCAGATACTGCAGTGATAAGTATTGCGATAAATTAACAGTTCAAGTTTTCAGTGACATATTTATGTTTCCGGCGCCTTCGGGCAATTGGAAAATGCGAGtctaagtataaaattaaaagcagCAATCcaaatacacatacatattatgtttatcaCAGATGAGCATGATCGTTTAAAAAGTTTCGTTTACCACAATATGACTTTAATTTGCGCGCGTGAATCGTTGTTTTAAATCAAGATGCGACacgaaattttgaattttgtcgatttttttatgttaaaataatgtcaTCACGAGAAGTATGATACGAAGTGTGGTTAACGATCCGATTTACCGCGACAGGAACTCGAAACGAGGCATAGTACCGTGGCCTTCGCTAAACTTGCCGTCCGtaagagcgagcgagaggcTGAAGGAAGGATTGGATCCTAAGGAAGTGGAAAGAGCCATGAGTAATCTGCTGAAGAAGTCCATAGAGGAACTGGCGACCGCGGATGAGGATGGTGACACGTAAGTAACGCGTTTCCCTTtaacatacataaatgtatatcgCGTAAAAGAAAGCGCATACAATTAAATGCGTTATACCCAGGGTTGggaaagttaatatttttttttttaactgaatgaaattaaaattaatggattataaagttaaattcaaagttacatacataaaaaactaactcagttaaagttacattaaaattaattttactcttgagttataatattaaattataatattaattatatgaaatgttataatttttctctttcttctagataaaatttttaatttaggaaaaaagttaataaattaaagtttatacgtttcaaaaataactagttagagttaaaaattaaatcatttaaaattaattaaattaaattaaaagttactaactttttaactttattattaactttcaaactttttaactagttactaCGAAACTCTGGTTATATtgtcacatttttttctggcaTGTGTCTAattaacttttgaaaaatgGACGAAGACAAGACCAAAAGTTATCTTTATTCGCGTGAATTTTCTTCTTAATCGCGTGCTAAATTATGACGTTCGCGTGTAATAGAGAGCTAATGTGCCTGGTGGGCAATCCAGAGGAATTAGCAAAGAAAAAGGCTTACTTGGCGCCATTGGTCGAGAGATTGGGTAATCTGCCGGGCGCGCTATCAATGGTTAATAATCGCAGCCAGGACGCTTTGTACTTGGCGGCCATGAACTGCCCGGAAATGCCCTATGTCACCGGATATCTGGCCGCCGCAATGCTGCAGAAAGGGATCGACATCAATCAAAGATTGTATCACATGCGCGTAAGTTTCCTCGTGATTAACCTATTATGCAAAAGTTGTTGCTTTTGCATGATTTATCAATTCGCTTTTAACGCGACGAATCGATCacgctttaattaaattaaagaacacATTTTTAAATGGAACGATTACGTAGAAAAAGATTTCCTCTTTTCACGGCACACGTTTCTAAGTAATTGCGCacaattattcattaataagtACATTTCCAGCGATTAATCGCATAACAATGAATTGCGCGACGAACGACGAGcgcattgagaaaaaaaaaatgaacgggagtaattaaaaacaattttacgcGCGTTGACGAACAATTTTCTGATACTATCGTCGTTTCCGTCATTCCAGGGTGACACGTTGATACACTCGGTCGCGGCACGCGGCGATTCGCACGGGGAGATCTTGGCGGAGCTTCTGTCGTTGAAGACGGCGCAAGGAAATCCCGTGTTCGACCTGTCGAGGTGCAATTACGACGGTTAGTTGAAACAAGAATGATAGCCAATTAAGAAGCGTGAAACTGAAAGAAACGGAGGTTCGACTCTGAAAAATAGGGGAAATAAGAAAACATGTGTGCGTGTTTCAGGGAGAACCGCTCTTCACATCGCGGTTGAGTCGCATGATCCCATTGGGCGGGGCGTCAAGTCCTTGGCCACGACGCGTCTTCTCTTGGAGAACGGCGCGAGCATGAAGGTCAAAGAGAGCAAGTGCGGCGACACCGCCTTACATATGGCAGCCTCGTCGAGTTGCGATCCTGCACTCATGAAGGTAATCCACTTGAGGGATTTTCCGGCGCTCCGCGCCATCAATTGTGAAATCGTTAAGCTAATCATGTTGTAATAACAGGTTTACTGGATTCCTGATAAAGTgatacttatacatatattctgcGACGTATCGCCTCGTGGAATTAAGAATGTCGGTATGCGAGAAACCTTGTGATTCTCttgtaaataataacagaTGAATCGAGAATAACGGCAAACATGATTGGATATAGAAACAACATCGAATAATCCTGTGTATTTAATACCGAGagatttttctatattaattctGACACGCGTAAACAGATGTGTTTTCCGATTAATTTCAATTGAGTGTCAATGAGAACAATTTAAAACTTCTTCCGGTTCTCAGTCTTGTTAGAAACATGGTGATCCCTCTCAATTCTTATTCCTATTTCCGCGGTGTGAGTCTTTTACACAGATATGCGGAACTACGATTTCAATGTTGGTAgcgatcaaataaaaatcaaatgtttCTGATCGGTCGGATTGGAACCTGGATCTTCGACATAGAGATTAGACGCACAACTCATTGCGCCAcgattactttataatttatatactattaaaatgtcaatgttattaaatattgataaacttgaaatttgcAAAGACAATTTTGTACTTGCCTTGTttgcttttaaaaagttttatttaaaacaaaaagagaGCTCTAAATTTGTCGGAGACCTTCAAGTTAGAAAGAAATGCGCATCTTCTGAAACACGTTGCAGCACGATAATAATGTTGTGCTCAAATGATC
This sequence is a window from Monomorium pharaonis isolate MP-MQ-018 chromosome 3, ASM1337386v2, whole genome shotgun sequence. Protein-coding genes within it:
- the LOC105834709 gene encoding uncharacterized protein LOC105834709; this encodes MANSSRIAPIRIEKWTLQRVSIPDCLLNSLEEDYGSTESEDMSSSPDTSCRSSANADKSFDLDEDFREKLSKYEDIIEKIDNLRLTRDNDKDNEDANENTRLSSNENVDNIEYRDSCKLQTGRHADNEDINNNEDNVTIDDNESCLPFNIRDDPHDKKQCHSSYDGNFQDDDSEAEQTGRQEHADSDDSDLIQRGPIKPDFQPFRGHPYPVMNLLDYDKTAQQILRNKDYSDKLNPCLDKLSDSTQVSIGGIGLAMDPNWTGENGNNIFRSGGDPTNDTALPSIVVDDPGEESLMNILSRGGFQPAVRSDAGSHSIPSPSAKTWSDSPASSYNYVVSRSNSRASSRAQSPGSATNLESPQMHVNVIGSPLGSPQIASTAYRVPQALSSSSSSNQSYSDVSSPLNYQTSLNYQTEEQLGESLSDWKTVYDSSGTIVNSTDTIDCALLQLVEQIIEEDKQGKTLKELQIASDAPCFSSAYNDGWASVRTLGSDLNPVSREGSANGMRGEKLETCCLGIPNGNPIQAAGLPIDDGLVSVYASKGNTGGCAFVSHATNGHATDMEPRYYEPSAKNGQVSASIVPQQDASTLHSETVVGLTNETSAKTSEQNLPAPREKYTMFHAVGEEKRYDQPSSIFVPGDYQIPTMVSSFVSGGPRRNSKRGIVPWPSLNLPSVRASERLKEGLDPKEVERAMSNLLKKSIEELATADEDGDTELMCLVGNPEELAKKKAYLAPLVERLGNLPGALSMVNNRSQDALYLAAMNCPEMPYVTGYLAAAMLQKGIDINQRLYHMRGDTLIHSVAARGDSHGEILAELLSLKTAQGNPVFDLSRCNYDGRTALHIAVESHDPIGRGVKSLATTRLLLENGASMKVKESKCGDTALHMAASSSCDPALMKVLLCKATSNVVNETNYMYNTPLHMAAAVSNTVDLEKQKEVCRLLIQAGGQTNIQNRQGKTPLALVSPERKETIKRIFYKKA